CATTTCAATGACAAGATACTGAATTCTCGGTAAATTGATTCtgtttacttcttcttcttcatagctgAGCCATCTCAAAATCCTGCGAGAAATTTGATTTAAGCACGGGCCATGTTTCCTTATTCAAATTTTGACAGTACGTACTAGATAATTTGTCCattagagatagagagagagagagagagagagattcaaaggAATCGGAAAAGCAATTACCTTTCCTTAATATAGTTGGAATTCGAAAAGTAAATTGCAGAATCGACTCTAACAATCAGAGTGCCAGGAACAGGTTTTGCATCGGAATATTGCACGATGTTCCTGTAAACATTAGTCCCCGGGAGTTTCCCAAGTTTTGCAGTCCGTGGTCTTGTGACTTGCAGGAGGATTTTGGCAAAGGATATTGCCaccttcattaacaaaaattagaattttgTAGTGGCGAATAAAAACATGAATAGAAATTCTACACGAACTCCTACTTTTATACTTTCAAGTACTTATTACCTAACGTCACAGTTCCAAAAAGAGAGTAAGCATATTGGATCAAAAAACTATGTAATGAAAAGCTGAGGTGACAACTACTATGTTAAGGAGTAAGTACATGAGAGTGTAAAAGTGGGAGTACACCAGACACCCGTTAATCGACTTCTTACCGCAATTAAAAGGCCAATCTCAACACTTTTGAAAACCACTCCAAAGAAGGCTCCCATGCAAGCAATAAAATCCAGTTTGTCAATCTTCCATAGTAGTAGTGCAGCTTTAATGTCAATTAGGCCTATCACTGCAGCTATGATGATGGAAGCAAGTACAGCATTCGGAGTGTACTTAAATAATGGTGTGATGAGTTCCAGGGTTAGAAGAACAACCAAAGACATCACAATATTTGAAACGGTTGTACTGCAGCCAGCCATGTAATTTACTGCTGAGCGAGAGAAGGATCCTGAATTCCAAAGCACAAcgtatgaaaaataaaatcatataataaatcttggaaaaacttcacttgcCTCACACCTATCAAGGGTTTGTAAATCATAATCTCAAATTCTCAAAATTTATAATGTCGGGTTCCCAATTGTTAGACCATTTTAATATCACCATTCCagaaggattttttattttattaaaatcttAACGGAGGACGACAAAATAACCACAATACCTACACATTCAATGACTCACCCCAGACCCACGGCCATCCATTTAgacttccaattttttttttggaaaaaaactaTTTCTTAAGTGTAAATTTGTATTCCTATTAATTATACATGAGTATAAAAAACGTTTTACTTGTTTACCGTTTAATTTAACTTAAAATCGTACCAATAAAagtgaaattaaaaggaactgAAACATAAGATATTAACAATGTAAATTTGGATAATTCGAAGCTATAATTGCAAAACTCTTAACAGTTCGGGAGTTACTGAAGTTTCCCATAGATCTTTGACGAGAGATAATAAGACAGGCATGTTAGAATTTGATCACATTCAGCTTTTTCCCCACACATACCTGTCGTAACGTAGCAAGATGTCAAGGAACCAATAATGTTCATACTTCCAAATGCCACCATTTCTTTGTTTCCGTCCAGCTGGTAGTCATTCATGGAAGCAAATGTTCTTCCAATCGCCACACCTtcctaaaatttttatttggctgttaatatatatatatgggagaACTAGGTAATTAATTTCTCATTCTAAGTTAAGATATTGAGGCTGATATTTGCTTACCGTCAGTCCTATCATACCCGCCACGACACCAATCTTAAGACCTTTGAGGACAAACTCTCCAGTCCAATAGATTTCGTGAACAGACGAAGGATTTATGCCCTTTTGTATATGTTTCacctgtatatatatacaaagactATATATATGAGCTTTTGATTTCCTTTGTAGCAAGATAAAGAGAAAATCATAATCACAAACGAGCACTTACAATTGCAACACCTTTCCTATCAGCATGGGTGATAGCCACACAAAAGGTGGCTACTATAACAGAGATCAAAGGAGCCATAGCAGATAcccaaaataattttggatACTTTTTCCCCTGGAAAGTATCAACGAAGAGTCAATTACACCGAATGTAAAAGCTTCAAGTTTGATATATCTAGAAAAGGGTAGGTCGGAATAGGATACTTAACTATGTACTTGGTAATCAGAAGGAAGACCAAGAATGACAGTCCAATGATTATGGTTTGCCAGTTCCACTGTTAAAC
The sequence above is drawn from the Alnus glutinosa chromosome 11, dhAlnGlut1.1, whole genome shotgun sequence genome and encodes:
- the LOC133882456 gene encoding high affinity sulfate transporter 2-like produces the protein MSRRVTDDPETNEMEIASGPSSRRHPAVAHHIHRVEPPQTQNAWKEFRTGVKEIFFYDEPLRHFKDESAASKFLLVLQGIFPILDWGRSYRLQNFKGDLVAGLTIASLCVPQDIAYAKLANLDPQYGLYSSFVPPLVYAFMGSSRHIAIGPVAVVSLLLGTLLQNEINSSNKLAYKRLAFTATFFAGVTQFALGFFRLGFLIDFLSHAAIVGFMGGAAVTIALQQLKGLLGITNFTKKTDIVSVMHSVWGTVHHGWNWQTIIIGLSFLVFLLITKYIGKKYPKLFWVSAMAPLISVIVATFCVAITHADRKGVAIVKHIQKGINPSSVHEIYWTGEFVLKGLKIGVVAGMIGLTEGVAIGRTFASMNDYQLDGNKEMVAFGSMNIIGSLTSCYVTTGSFSRSAVNYMAGCSTTVSNIVMSLVVLLTLELITPLFKYTPNAVLASIIIAAVIGLIDIKAALLLWKIDKLDFIACMGAFFGVVFKSVEIGLLIAVAISFAKILLQVTRPRTAKLGKLPGTNVYRNIVQYSDAKPVPGTLIVRVDSAIYFSNSNYIKERILRWLSYEEEEVNRINLPRIQYLVIEMSPVTDIDTSGIHSFEELHRSLQHRNIRLALANPAPIVTEKLYSSEFATLIGEKMIFPSVADAVLTLPRNQEP